The Arachis hypogaea cultivar Tifrunner chromosome 19, arahy.Tifrunner.gnm2.J5K5, whole genome shotgun sequence genome has a window encoding:
- the LOC112777638 gene encoding disease resistance protein RGA2-like isoform X2, whose amino-acid sequence MSEFAAFFGIKEKAEELSKNLELIKAVLDDAEEKQWSNRPLKVWLQQLKDAMYEMDDILDQLPTESSQLGCLTSLNPKKVMHRRELGQKLNEIIRRLNGIAQAGSNFGLRQVVRERQSEVVEWRQTSSTIAVPQVYGRDEDKARVVEFLLSPSRSFEFLSVYPIVGLGGLGKTTLVQLVYNDHQVGNNFDLKIWVCVSESFNVKSILCSIVEAITNAKFERMALDVTEKKVKELLQSKKYLLVLDDVWKRHQEMESGLTQDKWDKLRSVLSCGSKGSSILVSTRDNHVATIMGTCQAHHLDRLSDDDCWSLFKLRAFGADKEERAELVAIGKEIVKKCGGSPLAALALGGLMQSRSTEKEWLEVQKSKLWSLPDENDIMAVLRLSYSCLSPTLKQCFAFCVIFPKDAEIMKQELIYLWMANGFISSRPDLEVEEVGNMVWNELYQKSLFQDVRSDDFSGEIYFKMHDLVHDLAQSISGQECICLERQNLNDSSRNPHHIVFHGIDKEQFNKRAFEKAKSLRTLYQLNSDEFPFSSRLIPTNNSLRVLCIYSRKIPSFGSLSCLRYLELHDLDIKRLPASICNLRRLEILKLKKLSSLCRLPKHLTRMQNLRHLVIDDCDGLSEMCPDIHKLCELRTLSVYVVKSEKGHSLAELRGLNLGGKLSISGLGNVGSISEDENANLKGKQDLRELILSWSNSGKRKSVVGAEEVLEALQPHSTLKLLTIQFYKGLHWPTWMGNISATHNLVSLQLENCGKCGHVPPVGKLPFLKKLVVSSMNDVQYIEEDESYDGVETMPFPSLEELRVERLPKVERLLKREITHMFPSLSTIEITDCPKLQLPCLPSVKDLTVWYCSNEQLKSISNLNALNQLRLWGNHEVSCFPEGMMSNMTSLVSLDICLFTKLKELPSDITKLTALSDLTIEECGKLECLPEQGWEGLSSLRELSIHNCYSLGSLPDGVRHLTSLEYLSISGCPVLKELCKEGTGEDWHKIAHVPRVYNW is encoded by the exons ATG AGTGAATTTGCAGCCTTTTTTGGAATCAAGGAAAAGGCTGAAGAGCTATCAAAAAATTTAGAACTCATCAAAGCTGTTCTTGATGATGCCGAGGAGAAACAATGGTCAAATCGTCCTTTGAAGGTGTGGCTACAGCAGCTTAAAGATGCAATGTACGagatggatgacatccttgatcAGTTGCCTACTGAATCCTCTCAACTTGGGTGCTTAACTTCTTTGAACCCAAAGAAGGTGATGCATCGTCGTGAGCTTGGACAGAAGTTGAATGAGATAATAAGGAGGTTGAATGGAATTGCTCAAGCTGGGAGCAACTTTGGTCTTAGACAAGTTGTGAGGGAAAGGCAAAGTGAAGTAGTTGAATGGCGCCAAACAAGCTCAACTATTGCCGTTCCTCAAGTGTACGGACGAGATGAAGATAAAGCGAGAGTTGTGGAGTTTCTTCTTAGCCCATCACGAAGCTTTGAGTTCCTTTCCGTCTATCCCATTGTTGGATTAGGTGGTCTTGGAAAAACAACGCTTGTTCAGCTGGTCTACAACGATCACCAAGTAGGTAACAATTTCGATTTGAAGATTTGGGTGTGTGTTTCTGAGAGTTTCAATGTAAAGAGTATTTTGTGTTCCATTGTAGAAGCTATCACAAATGCTAAGTTTGAGCGCATGGCTTTAGATGTAACGGAGAAAAAAGTGAAAGAATTGCTGCAAAGTAAAAAGTATTTGTTGGTTTTAGATGATGTATGGAAAAGACACCAAGAAATGGAATCAGGATTAACCCAAGACAAATGGGATAAGTTAAGATCCGTGTTGTCTTGTGGATCTAAAGGCTCCTCCATTTTAGTATCCACTCGTGATAATCATGTTGCAACAATTATGGGAACATGCCAAGCTCATCATTTGGACCGTCTATCCGATGATGATTGCTGGTCCTTGTTTAAACTCCGTGCATTTGGAGCTGACAAAGAAGAGCGTGCAGAGCTTGTAGCAATAGGGAAGGAAATAGTCAAGAAATGTGGAGGATCACCTCTTGCAGCACTGGCATTAGGAGGTTTGATGCAATCCAGAAGCACGGAAAAGGAATGGCTTGAAGTTCAGAAAAGTAAGCTTTGGAGTTTACcggatgagaatgatattatggcTGTCTTGAGATTAAGCTACTCTTGTTTATCGCCAACTCTAAAGCAGTGTTTTGCTTTCTGTGTCATATTTCCCAAAGATGCAGAAATCATGAAGCAGGAATTGATTTATCTTTGGATGGCTAATGGATTTATTTCATCACGGCCAGACTTGGAGGTGGAAGAGGTTGGCAACATGGTTTGGAATGAATTATACCAAAAATCATTGTTCCAAGATGTTAGGAGTGATGACTTTTCTGGCGAGATTTATTTCAAGATGCATGATTTAGTCCACGATCTTGCTCAATCAATCTCAGGGCAAGAGTGTATATGCTTGGAGAGACAAAACCTTAATGATTCTTCAAGAAACCCCCATCATATTGTTTTTCACGGCATTGATAAAGAACAATTCAATAAGAGAGCCTTTGAAAAAGCTAAATCCTTGCGGACATTGTATCAACTGAATTCGGATGAATTTCCCTTCAGCTCTAGATTGATTCCAACAAATAATTCGCTTCGAGTTTTGTGCATATATAGTAGAAAGATACCATCATTTGGGAGTTTAAGTTGCTTGAGGTATTTGGAGCTTCATGATTTGGATATAAAGAGGTTGCCAGCTAGTATTTGCAATTTGCGAAGACTGGAAatcttgaaactaaaaaaattgtcGAGTCTTTGCCGTCTACCGAAACACTTGACAAGGATGCAAAATCTCCGACATCTTGTCATTGATGATTGTGATGGGCTATCTGAAATGTGTCCAGACATTCACAAACTATGTGAATTGAGAACACTAAGTGTATACGTTGTGAAATCAGAGAAAGGGCATAGTTTGGCAGAGCTACGTGGTTTGAATCTGGGAGGAAAGCTAAGCATCTCAGGCCTAGGAAATGTTGGGAGTATATCTGAAGATGAAAATGCCAACTTGAAGGGTAAACAAGACCTTCGAGAATTGATTTTGTCATGGAGCAATAGTGGTAAGAGGAAGTCGGTAGTGGGAGCAGAAGAAGTACTTGAAGCGCTTCAACCTCACTCCACACTCAAGCTGTTGACGATACAATTCTATAAGGGATTACATTGGCCAACTTGGATGGGAAACATTTCTGCTACCcacaatttagtttctcttcaacTTGAGAATTGTGGAAAGTGCGGGCATGTTCCTCCAGTGGGAAAACTTCCATTTCTGAAGAAGCTTGTGGTAAGTAGCATGAATGATGTGCAGTACATTGAGGAAGATGAAAGTTATGATGGTGttgaaacaatgccattcccatCTTTGGAGGAATTGCGAGTGGAGAGATTGCCAAAGGTGGAGAGGTTGTTGAAACGGGAAATAACACATATGTTCCCCTCTCTTTCTACCATAGAAATCACCGATTGCCCTAAACTGCAATTGCCGTGCCTTCCAAGTGTTAAGGACCTCACTGTTTGGTATTGTAGCAATGAGCAACTGAAGTCAATCTCTAATCTCAATGCTCTTAACCAACTTCGTCTTTGGGGAAATCATGAAGTGTCGTGCTTCCCAGAAGGAATGATGAGCAACATGACCTCTCTTGTATCTCTGGATATATGTCTTTTCacaaaattgaaggaactgccATCTGACATCACAAAACTCACTGCTTTGTCTGATCTAACCATCGAAGAATGTGGTAAGCTGGAGTGTTTACCAGAACAGGGTTGGGAAGGCTTATCTTCACTTCGAGAACTGTCAATTCATAACTGTTACAGTTTGGGATCCTTGCCTGATGGTGTCCGGCACTTAACTTCACTTGAATATTTGAGTATTAGTGGCTGCCCAGTGTTGAAAGAGCTGTGTAAGGAAGGAACAGGGGAGGATTGGCACAAGATAGCACATGTTCCTCGTGTATATAACTGGTAA
- the LOC112777638 gene encoding disease resistance protein RGA2-like isoform X1 gives MAEALLGIVLKNLFPLVQSEFAAFFGIKEKAEELSKNLELIKAVLDDAEEKQWSNRPLKVWLQQLKDAMYEMDDILDQLPTESSQLGCLTSLNPKKVMHRRELGQKLNEIIRRLNGIAQAGSNFGLRQVVRERQSEVVEWRQTSSTIAVPQVYGRDEDKARVVEFLLSPSRSFEFLSVYPIVGLGGLGKTTLVQLVYNDHQVGNNFDLKIWVCVSESFNVKSILCSIVEAITNAKFERMALDVTEKKVKELLQSKKYLLVLDDVWKRHQEMESGLTQDKWDKLRSVLSCGSKGSSILVSTRDNHVATIMGTCQAHHLDRLSDDDCWSLFKLRAFGADKEERAELVAIGKEIVKKCGGSPLAALALGGLMQSRSTEKEWLEVQKSKLWSLPDENDIMAVLRLSYSCLSPTLKQCFAFCVIFPKDAEIMKQELIYLWMANGFISSRPDLEVEEVGNMVWNELYQKSLFQDVRSDDFSGEIYFKMHDLVHDLAQSISGQECICLERQNLNDSSRNPHHIVFHGIDKEQFNKRAFEKAKSLRTLYQLNSDEFPFSSRLIPTNNSLRVLCIYSRKIPSFGSLSCLRYLELHDLDIKRLPASICNLRRLEILKLKKLSSLCRLPKHLTRMQNLRHLVIDDCDGLSEMCPDIHKLCELRTLSVYVVKSEKGHSLAELRGLNLGGKLSISGLGNVGSISEDENANLKGKQDLRELILSWSNSGKRKSVVGAEEVLEALQPHSTLKLLTIQFYKGLHWPTWMGNISATHNLVSLQLENCGKCGHVPPVGKLPFLKKLVVSSMNDVQYIEEDESYDGVETMPFPSLEELRVERLPKVERLLKREITHMFPSLSTIEITDCPKLQLPCLPSVKDLTVWYCSNEQLKSISNLNALNQLRLWGNHEVSCFPEGMMSNMTSLVSLDICLFTKLKELPSDITKLTALSDLTIEECGKLECLPEQGWEGLSSLRELSIHNCYSLGSLPDGVRHLTSLEYLSISGCPVLKELCKEGTGEDWHKIAHVPRVYNW, from the coding sequence ATGGCTGAGGCTTTGCTTGGAATTGTGCTGAAGAACTTGTTCCCTTTGGTCCAGAGTGAATTTGCAGCCTTTTTTGGAATCAAGGAAAAGGCTGAAGAGCTATCAAAAAATTTAGAACTCATCAAAGCTGTTCTTGATGATGCCGAGGAGAAACAATGGTCAAATCGTCCTTTGAAGGTGTGGCTACAGCAGCTTAAAGATGCAATGTACGagatggatgacatccttgatcAGTTGCCTACTGAATCCTCTCAACTTGGGTGCTTAACTTCTTTGAACCCAAAGAAGGTGATGCATCGTCGTGAGCTTGGACAGAAGTTGAATGAGATAATAAGGAGGTTGAATGGAATTGCTCAAGCTGGGAGCAACTTTGGTCTTAGACAAGTTGTGAGGGAAAGGCAAAGTGAAGTAGTTGAATGGCGCCAAACAAGCTCAACTATTGCCGTTCCTCAAGTGTACGGACGAGATGAAGATAAAGCGAGAGTTGTGGAGTTTCTTCTTAGCCCATCACGAAGCTTTGAGTTCCTTTCCGTCTATCCCATTGTTGGATTAGGTGGTCTTGGAAAAACAACGCTTGTTCAGCTGGTCTACAACGATCACCAAGTAGGTAACAATTTCGATTTGAAGATTTGGGTGTGTGTTTCTGAGAGTTTCAATGTAAAGAGTATTTTGTGTTCCATTGTAGAAGCTATCACAAATGCTAAGTTTGAGCGCATGGCTTTAGATGTAACGGAGAAAAAAGTGAAAGAATTGCTGCAAAGTAAAAAGTATTTGTTGGTTTTAGATGATGTATGGAAAAGACACCAAGAAATGGAATCAGGATTAACCCAAGACAAATGGGATAAGTTAAGATCCGTGTTGTCTTGTGGATCTAAAGGCTCCTCCATTTTAGTATCCACTCGTGATAATCATGTTGCAACAATTATGGGAACATGCCAAGCTCATCATTTGGACCGTCTATCCGATGATGATTGCTGGTCCTTGTTTAAACTCCGTGCATTTGGAGCTGACAAAGAAGAGCGTGCAGAGCTTGTAGCAATAGGGAAGGAAATAGTCAAGAAATGTGGAGGATCACCTCTTGCAGCACTGGCATTAGGAGGTTTGATGCAATCCAGAAGCACGGAAAAGGAATGGCTTGAAGTTCAGAAAAGTAAGCTTTGGAGTTTACcggatgagaatgatattatggcTGTCTTGAGATTAAGCTACTCTTGTTTATCGCCAACTCTAAAGCAGTGTTTTGCTTTCTGTGTCATATTTCCCAAAGATGCAGAAATCATGAAGCAGGAATTGATTTATCTTTGGATGGCTAATGGATTTATTTCATCACGGCCAGACTTGGAGGTGGAAGAGGTTGGCAACATGGTTTGGAATGAATTATACCAAAAATCATTGTTCCAAGATGTTAGGAGTGATGACTTTTCTGGCGAGATTTATTTCAAGATGCATGATTTAGTCCACGATCTTGCTCAATCAATCTCAGGGCAAGAGTGTATATGCTTGGAGAGACAAAACCTTAATGATTCTTCAAGAAACCCCCATCATATTGTTTTTCACGGCATTGATAAAGAACAATTCAATAAGAGAGCCTTTGAAAAAGCTAAATCCTTGCGGACATTGTATCAACTGAATTCGGATGAATTTCCCTTCAGCTCTAGATTGATTCCAACAAATAATTCGCTTCGAGTTTTGTGCATATATAGTAGAAAGATACCATCATTTGGGAGTTTAAGTTGCTTGAGGTATTTGGAGCTTCATGATTTGGATATAAAGAGGTTGCCAGCTAGTATTTGCAATTTGCGAAGACTGGAAatcttgaaactaaaaaaattgtcGAGTCTTTGCCGTCTACCGAAACACTTGACAAGGATGCAAAATCTCCGACATCTTGTCATTGATGATTGTGATGGGCTATCTGAAATGTGTCCAGACATTCACAAACTATGTGAATTGAGAACACTAAGTGTATACGTTGTGAAATCAGAGAAAGGGCATAGTTTGGCAGAGCTACGTGGTTTGAATCTGGGAGGAAAGCTAAGCATCTCAGGCCTAGGAAATGTTGGGAGTATATCTGAAGATGAAAATGCCAACTTGAAGGGTAAACAAGACCTTCGAGAATTGATTTTGTCATGGAGCAATAGTGGTAAGAGGAAGTCGGTAGTGGGAGCAGAAGAAGTACTTGAAGCGCTTCAACCTCACTCCACACTCAAGCTGTTGACGATACAATTCTATAAGGGATTACATTGGCCAACTTGGATGGGAAACATTTCTGCTACCcacaatttagtttctcttcaacTTGAGAATTGTGGAAAGTGCGGGCATGTTCCTCCAGTGGGAAAACTTCCATTTCTGAAGAAGCTTGTGGTAAGTAGCATGAATGATGTGCAGTACATTGAGGAAGATGAAAGTTATGATGGTGttgaaacaatgccattcccatCTTTGGAGGAATTGCGAGTGGAGAGATTGCCAAAGGTGGAGAGGTTGTTGAAACGGGAAATAACACATATGTTCCCCTCTCTTTCTACCATAGAAATCACCGATTGCCCTAAACTGCAATTGCCGTGCCTTCCAAGTGTTAAGGACCTCACTGTTTGGTATTGTAGCAATGAGCAACTGAAGTCAATCTCTAATCTCAATGCTCTTAACCAACTTCGTCTTTGGGGAAATCATGAAGTGTCGTGCTTCCCAGAAGGAATGATGAGCAACATGACCTCTCTTGTATCTCTGGATATATGTCTTTTCacaaaattgaaggaactgccATCTGACATCACAAAACTCACTGCTTTGTCTGATCTAACCATCGAAGAATGTGGTAAGCTGGAGTGTTTACCAGAACAGGGTTGGGAAGGCTTATCTTCACTTCGAGAACTGTCAATTCATAACTGTTACAGTTTGGGATCCTTGCCTGATGGTGTCCGGCACTTAACTTCACTTGAATATTTGAGTATTAGTGGCTGCCCAGTGTTGAAAGAGCTGTGTAAGGAAGGAACAGGGGAGGATTGGCACAAGATAGCACATGTTCCTCGTGTATATAACTGGTAA
- the LOC112780038 gene encoding UPF0481 protein At3g47200-like, which translates to MAEDAKVAREAKLAQLLNQTFQDNNQISSTPKIQRVPLFWRQKTSFYEYCIPKMISFGPIHHRNENLKQQGQHLKSQWASLYIEEYSKEVGPCNGNKQEAANYLYGVVGYNIVELKELFAEDVIEEYSDEELIWMLFEDGCSLLYYMDHVNAQHPEELKLKFDQLMYIGRDIPLLENQLPIKLLQLLSKTQGADLDYLITNFMSMGEEKRTGRTTITIPIRNHILDFLRSSYFHTEIEQNVPNQNGGIQMPPPPPPPPRPRSSLVWQTYKNIRDLKKSGIQVKVNKSDEWKWHDITFTSRWFGGELTLPLWVFSNVTPYFFRNLIAYEMCPDFRNSFECCCYLSFMDSLIDNAEDVKELRSAGVIQNLVQSDEEVAKFFNDIGNDFPAKMFNQIYTTDAIPISKKYIQVRRQIQEHYSSRWRTFLAETRSTYFSSPWSLLAFLAALSGLILAVLQTWYTIHSPKN; encoded by the coding sequence ATGGCAGAGGATGCAAAGGTGGCAAGGGAAGCAAAGCTTGCCCAACTACTGAATCAAACATTCCAAGATAATAATCAAATTTCTTCAACTCCCAAGATACAAAGAGTTCCTCTTTTTTGGCGTCAAAAAACCAGCTTCTACGAGTATTGCATACCCAAAATGATATCATTTGGTCCCATTCATCATCGCAACGAAAATCTGAAGCAACAAGGTCAACACTTGAAATCTCAATGGGCATCTCTCTACATTGAAGAATACAGTAAAGAAGTAGGTCCTTGTAATGGTAACAAGCAAGAAGCAGCAAACTATTTGTATGGAGTTGTAGGATATAACATTGTGGAACTGAAGGAGCTGTTTGCTGAGGATGTAATTGAAGAGTATAGTGATGAAGAACTTATTTGGATGCTGTTTGAGGATGGATGCTCTTTGCTCTATTACATGGACCACGTTAATGCTCAACATCCAGAAGAACTGAAGCTAAAGTTTGATCAACTGATGTATATTGGCAGAGATATTCCATTGCTGGAAAACCAACTTCCAATAAAACTGCTGCAACTGCTGAGCAAAACACAAGGTGCTGACTTGGACTATTTAATCACAAATTTTATGAGCATGGGCGAAGAAAAGCGGACTGGAAGGACAACGATCACAATCCCTATAAGAAATCATATACTTGATTTTCTTCGCTCCTCCTACTTTCATACAGAGATTGAACAGAATGTCCCAAACCAAAATGGTGGTATTCAAatgcctcctcctcctcctcctcctcctcgtccTCGTTCCTCCCTAGTCTGGCAAACTTACAAGAACATACGTGATCTGAAAAAATCAGGGATCCAGGTTAAGGTAAACAAGAGTGATGAATGGAAGTGGCATGACATCACCTTCACCTCAAGATGGTTTGGTGGAGAGTTGACACTTCCTTTGTGGGTATTCAGCAATGTCACGCCTTACTTTTTTCGAAACTTGATTGCTTACGAGATGTGTCCGGACTTTCGCAACAGCTTCGAATGTTGTTGTTACCTTTCTTTCATGGATTCCTTGATAGATAATGCTGAGGATGTGAAGGAGCTTAGATCAGCTGGTGTTATCCAAAATTTGGTTCAAAGTGATGAAGAAGTGGCCAAATTCTTTAATGATATTGGGAATGACTTCCCCGCTAAAATGTTCAATCAAATATACACAACCGATGCTATCCCCATTAGTAAGAAATATATCCAAGTGAGGCGTCAAATTCAGGAACATTACTCGAGTAGATGGAGAACTTTTCTGGCTGAAACACGGAGTACTTATTTCAGTTCTCCCTGGTCTTTGCTTGCCTTTCTCGCTGCACTTTCAGGATTAATTCTCGCTGTTCTTCAAACATGGTATACCATACATTCTCCTAAAAATTAG
- the LOC140182075 gene encoding putative disease resistance protein RGA1, with amino-acid sequence MAETLIEIVLENLIPLVQSEFAASFGIKEKAEEMSRTLELIKAVLDDAEQKQWSNRPLKVWLQQLKDAMYVLDDILDQLPTESSQLGCFSSLNPKNMMHQRKLGKKLNKMIGRLDRIAQHRSNFDLRQGIRKRSSEVAEWRQTSSTIAVPQVYGRDEDKGRVVEFLLSPSRSSESLSVYPIVGLGDDFSGEIYFKMHDLVHDLAQSISEKECMCLESEKQIVGDFSRNLHHIGFPDLNMSQFKKRDFEKVESLRTFYQLNVEQLTPTNDSLRVLCIYGRKIPSFGSLSCLRYLELHGLGISSLPASICNLRRLKILKLKELWCLRLIPKHLTRMRNLRHLVIDKCPLISGMFPEAHKLCNLRTLSVYIVKSKKGHSLAELSDLNLGGKLRIEGLANVGRISEAEDANLKRKQDLTKLSLSWDRSGKTKSDVGAEEVLEAVIVSVYCSLSLYTAYSSVSVLLILLCICIIMVSICCIVF; translated from the coding sequence ATGGCTGAGACCTTGATTGAAATTGTGCTGGAGAACTTGATCCCTCTTGTCCAGAGTGAATTTGCAGCCTCCTTTGGAATCAAGGAAAAGGCTGAAGAGATGTCACGCACTTTAGAACTCATCAAAGCTGTTCTTGATGATGCTGAGCAGAAACAATGGTCAAATCGTCCTCTGAAGGTGTGGCTGCAGCAGCTTAAAGATGCAATGTATGTGCTGGATGATATCCTTGATCAGTTGCCTACTGAATCTTCTCAACTTGGGTGCTTCTCATCTTTGAATCCAAAGAACATGATGCATCAGCGCAAGCTTGGGAAGAAGTTGAATAAGATGATAGGGAGGTTGGATCGAATTGCTCAACATAGGAGCAACTTTGATCTTAGACAAGGTATAAGAAAAAGGTCAAGTGAAGTTGCTGAATGGCGCCAAACAAGCTCAACTATCGCAGTTCCTCAAGTGTATGGACGAGATGAAGATAAAGGGAGAGTTGTGGAGTTTCTTCTTAGCCCATCACGAAGCTCTGAGTCCCTTTCCGTCTATCCCATTGTTGGATTAGGTGATGACTTTTCTGGGGAGATTTATTTCAAGATGCATGATTTAGTCCATGATCTTGCTCAATCAATTTCAGAGAAAGAGTGTATGTGCTTGGAGTCGGAGAAACAAATCGTAGGTGATTTTTCAAGAAACCTCCATCACATTGGTTTTCCCGACTTAAATATGAGTCAATTCAAGAAGAGAGACTTTGAGAAAGTTGAATCCTTGCGGACATTTTATCAATTAAATGTAGAGCAACTGACTCCAACAAATGATTCTCTTCGGGTTTTGTGCATATATGGTAGAAAGATACCATCTTTTGGGAGTTTAAGTTGCTTGAGGTATTTGGAACTTCATGGTTTGGGTATATCGAGCTTGCCTGCTAGTATTTGCAATTTGCGCAGATTGAAAATCTTGAAACTAAAAGAATTGTGGTGTCTTCGTCTTATACCAAAACACTTGACAAGGATGCGAAATCTCCGACATCTTGTCATTGATAAATGTCCTTTAATATCTGGTATGTTTCCTGAGGCTCACAAATTATGTAATCTGAGAACACTAAGCGTATACATTGTGAAATCAAAGAAAGGGCATAGTTTGGCGGAGCTAAGTGATTTGAATCTAGGAGGAAAGCTAAGAATAGAAGGTCTAGCAAATGTTGGGAGAATATCTGAAGCTGAAGATGCAAATTTGAAGCGTAAACAAGACCTCACAAAATTAAGCTTGTCATGGGACAGGAGTGGTAAGACCAAGTCGGATGTTGGAGCAGAAGAAGTTCTTGAAGCAGTCATTGTATCTGTTTATTGTAGTCTTAGTTTATACACTGCGTATTCATCAGTTTCTGTTCTTCTCATTTTGTTGTGTATTTGCATAATCATGGTTTCAATATGTtgtattgtattttaa